A stretch of the Saccharolobus caldissimus genome encodes the following:
- a CDS encoding DUF711 family protein yields MLIRSLTVFVTNYSKIQDNVEKIEKLNEDYIWSKRISLPPTQKDISLSKLVELLPTNSKDIIFSLINLQENDKRINEIKDILKTDDRIYAHILVKSNENLKELSKILTSLEPEEATRFALLFNDDFLVTPYFPTSTANTAYDSFGLSLLYVNEFKNEKIDVVLSKADAIGKQLERKLGIKFLGIDASLSPWMNESVGELIENKSGKIFNISNLWYIAEINRNIFESVWKNRINPIGFSEVMLPVAEDNILRERAKEGSLTLKDLLLMSYVCVAGLDMVGIYSDLTLYENILKSIYYIQYTKRKPYGVRIIPSNGEAVLTKKFGEIPEVKIV; encoded by the coding sequence ATGCTAATAAGATCATTAACTGTTTTTGTCACAAATTATTCAAAAATACAAGATAACGTAGAAAAGATAGAAAAACTGAACGAAGATTATATTTGGAGTAAAAGAATATCATTACCTCCTACACAGAAAGACATTAGTTTAAGCAAACTCGTCGAACTATTACCCACAAATTCAAAAGATATCATATTTAGCTTAATAAACCTTCAAGAAAATGATAAGCGTATAAATGAGATTAAGGATATCCTAAAAACAGATGATAGAATCTACGCTCATATTCTAGTAAAAAGTAATGAAAACTTGAAAGAACTTTCAAAAATATTAACTAGTCTTGAACCAGAAGAAGCTACTAGATTTGCTCTATTATTTAATGATGATTTCTTAGTGACTCCTTATTTCCCAACATCTACTGCTAATACAGCATATGACTCATTCGGATTATCTTTACTATATGTTAATGAATTCAAAAACGAGAAAATAGATGTCGTTCTTTCTAAGGCTGACGCTATAGGTAAACAACTTGAAAGAAAATTAGGTATAAAATTTCTAGGAATTGACGCTTCTTTGTCACCTTGGATGAATGAGAGTGTTGGTGAATTAATAGAAAATAAAAGTGGTAAAATTTTCAATATATCTAATTTATGGTATATTGCAGAAATTAACAGAAATATATTTGAAAGTGTTTGGAAAAATAGGATAAATCCAATAGGTTTCTCAGAGGTGATGTTACCCGTAGCGGAAGATAATATACTTAGGGAGAGGGCTAAAGAAGGTTCCTTAACTTTAAAGGATTTATTATTAATGAGTTACGTTTGCGTAGCAGGTTTAGATATGGTTGGAATATATTCAGATTTAACTCTATATGAAAATATATTAAAATCTATATATTATATTCAGTATACAAAACGAAAACCTTATGGTGTTAGAATAATACCAAGTAATGGAGAGGCAGTATTAACAAAGAAGTTTGGAGAAATACCTGAAGTTAAAATAGTATAG
- a CDS encoding 50S ribosomal protein L31e, producing MKEKDNFEMVINLRRIKMGRRNGRSKRAIKFIRKVIARHFNAEKVIIDPLVARAVSTNGNDKIRSKVRVVVSKVGEKIYLVRLAIKS from the coding sequence ATGAAGGAGAAGGATAATTTCGAAATGGTAATTAATTTAAGAAGGATAAAAATGGGAAGAAGAAATGGAAGAAGTAAAAGGGCAATAAAATTCATAAGGAAAGTTATAGCTAGGCATTTTAACGCGGAAAAGGTTATAATAGATCCCTTGGTAGCTCGCGCAGTATCCACAAATGGAAATGATAAGATAAGGAGTAAAGTAAGAGTAGTTGTAAGTAAAGTAGGAGAAAAAATATATCTTGTTAGACTCGCTATTAAAAGCTGA
- a CDS encoding phosphate signaling complex PhoU family protein, translating to MEVRRVQKFGKSTLMVSLPAEWVKEVGLSPGESVYLEVDEDGSLKVYPPNLKTESNIKEMKVIIENTSVQGEIVSRVLYSLYILGYDKIDIETKNGVFTEDILRKIKDTIRNLIGLEIVSQTTDSIQIQSFLDPTKYTMNNLINRLSNSIKQMLHYLDLGIKESSRTFLQEVIELEKEIDRLYYLALRQLLLAQMNRSLAYMIGVKRIQIVGNRILIKAIEEAADEISEIALDLLSLHPSDLEELKKLWDKINIYIEQTSSVIDHSVKVLAKEDITLINEVMEELRTLRRVLITETLISEEILKEVKSPTLLAVIRTFNLRLYNAIRRMEPITEIAFNRSLENLKEITITS from the coding sequence ATGGAAGTTAGGAGAGTTCAGAAATTTGGAAAATCTACACTTATGGTTTCATTACCGGCCGAATGGGTAAAAGAGGTTGGACTAAGCCCAGGAGAGAGTGTATATTTAGAAGTAGATGAGGATGGTAGCCTTAAAGTGTATCCTCCTAACTTAAAGACGGAAAGTAATATAAAGGAAATGAAAGTAATAATAGAGAATACCTCTGTTCAAGGAGAGATAGTAAGTAGAGTTCTTTACTCATTATATATATTAGGATATGATAAAATAGATATAGAAACTAAAAATGGGGTCTTCACTGAGGATATTCTACGAAAAATTAAAGACACAATTAGAAACCTTATTGGGTTAGAAATAGTATCTCAAACTACTGACTCGATACAAATACAATCTTTTCTAGATCCTACAAAGTATACAATGAACAATTTAATAAATAGACTATCAAATTCTATTAAACAAATGCTTCATTATCTAGATCTAGGAATAAAAGAATCTAGTAGGACATTTCTGCAAGAAGTCATAGAACTTGAAAAGGAAATAGATCGATTATATTATCTAGCCTTAAGGCAATTGTTACTAGCCCAGATGAATAGAAGCTTAGCGTATATGATAGGAGTCAAAAGGATACAAATTGTAGGTAATAGAATTCTCATAAAGGCTATAGAGGAGGCTGCGGATGAAATAAGCGAAATAGCTTTAGACTTATTATCGCTTCACCCCTCAGATTTAGAAGAATTGAAAAAATTATGGGATAAAATAAACATATACATAGAGCAGACCTCTTCAGTTATAGATCATTCCGTGAAAGTATTAGCTAAAGAGGATATTACTTTAATAAATGAGGTAATGGAAGAACTAAGGACATTAAGAAGGGTTTTAATAACTGAAACCTTAATTTCAGAGGAGATACTAAAAGAAGTAAAATCGCCTACACTATTAGCAGTGATTAGAACGTTTAATTTAAGACTATATAATGCTATTAGAAGAATGGAACCAATAACGGAAATAGCATTTAATAGAAGCTTAGAGAACTTAAAAGAAATTACAATAACTAGCTAG
- a CDS encoding nicotinate phosphoribosyltransferase: MGFYVANFQQIKEGKTTDIYFERTVKTLEHLGIKEAKVRMEIHSYGLPKGYEWAVFTGLEEVLQLLEGIPVTVYAMPEGSLFKEIEPVMIIEGNYLDFGIYETAFLGILRHYSSISTKAARLKALALDKTLLFFGLRSIHPALAPMADRAAYIGGMDGVSGAMSKEYLGVEPSGTMPHALMLVVGDNVTAWKAFDEAMGPEVARIALVDTFEDERTEALKAASLLGNRLYGVRLDTPSSRRGNFRKIIQEVRWTLDINGYKHVKIFVSGGIDEDDIISLKDIVDGFGVGTSVAFPPSVDFSADIVEKYVNGKWVPFTKRGKWPGAKQVYRCGKALNDIITLLDQKPPSPECKPMLEKYMENGKIIKPLPSAKEIREYVIRQLKEIAESS, from the coding sequence ATGGGGTTTTATGTTGCAAACTTTCAGCAGATTAAGGAAGGTAAGACTACAGATATATATTTTGAAAGAACAGTTAAAACATTAGAGCATCTCGGAATAAAAGAAGCTAAAGTTAGAATGGAAATACACTCATACGGTTTACCTAAGGGGTATGAATGGGCTGTTTTCACAGGCTTAGAAGAGGTACTTCAATTATTAGAGGGAATTCCAGTCACAGTTTACGCAATGCCAGAAGGTAGCTTGTTTAAAGAAATAGAGCCAGTAATGATTATTGAAGGTAATTATTTAGATTTTGGAATTTATGAGACTGCATTTTTAGGAATATTAAGGCATTACTCTAGTATATCTACTAAGGCTGCTAGGTTAAAGGCATTAGCCCTAGATAAAACCTTACTCTTCTTCGGACTTAGATCTATTCATCCAGCTTTGGCTCCAATGGCAGATAGAGCTGCATATATAGGCGGCATGGATGGAGTTTCTGGGGCTATGAGTAAAGAATATTTAGGAGTAGAACCATCAGGAACAATGCCTCATGCTTTAATGTTAGTTGTGGGGGATAACGTTACGGCGTGGAAAGCGTTTGATGAAGCGATGGGACCGGAAGTTGCAAGAATAGCGTTAGTTGATACTTTTGAGGATGAAAGAACTGAGGCTTTGAAAGCAGCCTCATTATTAGGGAATAGATTGTATGGAGTTAGGTTAGACACTCCATCAAGTAGGAGGGGGAACTTTAGAAAAATTATTCAAGAAGTTAGATGGACTTTAGATATAAATGGTTATAAGCACGTTAAAATCTTCGTTAGTGGGGGAATAGATGAAGATGACATAATTAGTTTGAAAGATATAGTAGACGGTTTTGGTGTAGGTACGAGCGTAGCTTTTCCTCCTAGTGTAGACTTTAGTGCAGATATAGTTGAAAAATATGTTAACGGTAAATGGGTTCCATTTACTAAGAGAGGTAAATGGCCAGGTGCTAAACAAGTATATAGATGTGGAAAGGCGTTAAATGACATAATAACATTGTTAGATCAAAAACCTCCATCTCCAGAATGCAAGCCTATGCTTGAAAAATATATGGAAAACGGAAAGATTATAAAACCCTTGCCTTCCGCTAAAGAGATAAGGGAATACGTAATTAGGCAGTTAAAGGAAATAGCGGAATCTAGCTAG
- a CDS encoding DsrE/DsrF/DrsH-like family protein, which yields MSKITILLADNSVDKLYHGLVIALGARALGWNVKFFVTSQAVVLFIKNRKGKGKLNLPFIARFFVRLQMKRFNIPDVDKLIEEALNQGVEFYVDEAGLRLVNAKNEDLLENVKLSGSISFLLEAKDSDVVVTL from the coding sequence ATGAGTAAGATTACTATTCTTTTGGCCGATAACAGTGTAGATAAGCTCTATCACGGTCTAGTAATAGCCTTAGGTGCTAGAGCTTTAGGGTGGAATGTAAAGTTTTTCGTGACGTCACAAGCAGTTGTTCTTTTCATTAAAAACAGAAAAGGAAAAGGTAAATTGAATTTACCATTTATTGCTAGATTTTTTGTGAGATTACAAATGAAAAGATTTAATATTCCTGATGTAGATAAATTGATTGAAGAAGCATTGAATCAAGGCGTTGAATTTTACGTAGATGAGGCTGGTTTAAGATTAGTTAACGCTAAAAATGAAGATCTATTGGAGAACGTGAAACTATCGGGCAGTATTTCTTTTTTATTAGAAGCCAAGGATTCAGATGTGGTGGTAACACTTTGA
- a CDS encoding 50S ribosomal protein L39e: protein MSRNKPLGKKLRLSKAMKSNVPIPIWVVLKTGGRVRFNPLRRSWRRNKLKV from the coding sequence GTGAGCAGAAATAAGCCCTTGGGCAAGAAGTTAAGATTAAGCAAAGCTATGAAATCTAATGTTCCAATCCCTATATGGGTTGTCTTAAAAACTGGAGGAAGAGTTAGATTTAATCCACTAAGAAGGAGTTGGAGAAGAAATAAACTTAAGGTGTAA
- a CDS encoding serine/threonine protein kinase translates to MFKSPYSQSRIIKKNNEVYVQKCYMTIFGIKWYFISSFFWNYPFVGDPKERFTREVDFFLERWSTNNIIVPKLIDIDSKELCITREFIEGEEVNEDNIEVVGKGLRDIHESGYVLGDTKLSNFVVVRNRLGIIDAEQSLKSNNPYYKAWDLLVLFLFLSYKIVNLNNFSDAVRKFLNEYNPDKSIVREIFNIKNINLMSFYPPTHLYVLKNLMTNFY, encoded by the coding sequence ATGTTTAAAAGCCCTTACAGTCAATCAAGAATTATAAAGAAGAATAACGAAGTATATGTCCAAAAATGTTATATGACAATTTTTGGTATAAAATGGTATTTTATTTCTAGCTTCTTTTGGAACTATCCATTTGTAGGTGATCCCAAAGAAAGATTTACGAGAGAAGTTGATTTCTTTCTAGAAAGATGGAGCACTAATAATATCATAGTACCCAAGTTAATAGATATAGATTCTAAAGAATTATGTATAACTAGAGAATTTATAGAAGGAGAAGAGGTAAACGAGGATAATATTGAAGTTGTGGGTAAAGGATTAAGGGATATTCACGAATCTGGTTATGTATTAGGGGATACGAAGTTAAGCAATTTCGTTGTCGTAAGGAACAGATTAGGTATAATAGATGCAGAACAATCACTTAAGTCCAATAATCCTTATTATAAGGCATGGGACTTGTTAGTATTATTTTTATTTCTAAGCTATAAAATCGTTAATTTAAATAATTTTAGTGATGCTGTAAGAAAATTTCTTAATGAATATAATCCGGATAAAAGTATAGTAAGGGAAATTTTCAATATTAAGAATATAAATTTAATGAGCTTTTATCCTCCAACTCACTTATATGTATTAAAAAACCTAATGACTAATTTTTATTAA
- a CDS encoding DNA-binding protein has protein sequence MSSDTYEDEELEELLRRKAIQEQRRLEEEKKRKAEIEAQKEALLRVILTPEARQRLTNIKLVKPEFAESLENQLIALAQAGRIKVPITDDELKQILAQISEQNRREFRIQIKERGWK, from the coding sequence ATGTCCTCAGACACATATGAAGATGAGGAATTAGAAGAGTTATTAAGAAGGAAGGCAATACAAGAGCAGAGGAGATTAGAAGAAGAAAAGAAGAGAAAAGCAGAGATAGAAGCCCAAAAAGAAGCTTTATTAAGAGTTATATTAACGCCAGAAGCTAGACAAAGGCTTACTAATATAAAGTTAGTAAAGCCTGAATTCGCAGAATCGTTAGAAAACCAATTAATAGCCTTAGCTCAAGCGGGGAGGATTAAAGTACCTATAACTGACGATGAGTTAAAACAGATATTAGCTCAAATATCAGAACAAAATAGACGTGAGTTCAGAATTCAAATAAAGGAAAGGGGATGGAAGTGA
- a CDS encoding cysteine synthase family protein, whose translation MSNTLHVFSNEQELLEGMWPTPLLKLRIGKDVWGKLEYYNAFSRSVKDRTAWFLFKQALINNSTQIVEATSGNTGVALAALSAIYGIKFTMFIPIVAPKVYKVLVKILGGSVIEAGYSTNDIIPLAKKFAELSNAINLDQFNNPLNIIAHYETTAREIDEQLKSIGKTPSRIIATMGTGGHIAGISKYFKERYGDNIEIIGVQPSKDSRIPGIKRQDGKNSLLEGIKIDRVIDINLEEAIDGVLTIARTSGILIGLSAGATVAAYKKLKGDDNTTVLIFPDDIFKYVDILEQTLKEI comes from the coding sequence GTGTCAAATACTCTTCACGTATTCTCAAATGAGCAAGAATTATTAGAGGGAATGTGGCCTACACCATTGCTTAAATTAAGGATAGGCAAAGATGTTTGGGGGAAATTAGAATATTATAATGCTTTTAGCAGAAGCGTTAAGGATAGGACTGCATGGTTTCTATTTAAACAAGCACTAATTAATAACTCGACTCAAATAGTTGAAGCAACCTCTGGGAATACTGGAGTAGCATTAGCAGCATTATCGGCAATTTATGGAATTAAGTTTACAATGTTTATTCCAATAGTTGCACCAAAAGTATATAAAGTTCTTGTAAAAATATTGGGTGGAAGCGTAATAGAAGCTGGGTATTCTACTAATGATATTATACCATTGGCTAAGAAATTTGCAGAACTCAGTAACGCTATAAATTTAGATCAATTTAATAATCCTTTAAATATTATAGCCCATTATGAAACTACAGCTAGAGAGATAGATGAACAATTAAAATCTATAGGCAAGACACCTTCACGTATAATAGCTACAATGGGTACTGGAGGTCATATTGCAGGAATATCGAAATATTTTAAGGAAAGATATGGAGATAATATAGAGATAATTGGAGTTCAACCGTCTAAGGATTCAAGAATACCTGGCATAAAAAGGCAAGACGGTAAAAATAGTTTACTTGAAGGAATAAAGATTGATCGCGTAATTGATATAAATTTGGAGGAGGCAATAGATGGAGTTCTCACTATAGCTAGAACTTCTGGGATATTAATAGGACTGAGTGCTGGTGCAACTGTTGCTGCATATAAGAAGCTAAAAGGAGATGATAATACTACTGTCCTTATATTTCCTGATGATATATTTAAATATGTTGATATACTAGAGCAAACTTTAAAAGAGATTTAA
- a CDS encoding M24 family metallopeptidase, translating to MSRLKKLEAIFEDKKINCGIILGSPNLFYFLEYSGAGALVYCDSKFTLVVPALEMYRAGDVKSVDVVVYYPSKIADNVIEGNLFKALEKIVKSEYVGVDVNWNDANTFRFLSEKYKIIDISTEISKMRSIKDDEELDRIRRAGEITATAIKMAMEKLDNNVNEKQIAGIIDMTMKTVGAEDYAFPSIVAFGENTAYPHHIPTDRYLKEGDVVLFDVGAKYKGYCFDSTRTYVFNNEAKKIYEIVLQAQLEAIDYVRDGVYASEVDGVARKVIEKAGYGKYFIHSTGHGVGIEIHESPTISMNSKDILRENMVITIEPGIYLKGRFGVRIEDTLIVTKNKPIVLETTYKLM from the coding sequence ATGAGTAGATTAAAGAAGCTTGAGGCTATCTTTGAAGATAAAAAAATTAATTGTGGAATAATATTAGGATCTCCTAACTTATTCTACTTTTTAGAATACTCTGGTGCTGGTGCGTTAGTGTATTGTGATTCTAAGTTTACCTTAGTAGTTCCCGCGTTAGAAATGTATAGGGCTGGAGACGTTAAATCTGTAGATGTAGTAGTATATTATCCTTCTAAAATAGCTGATAACGTAATAGAAGGCAATCTCTTCAAAGCGCTAGAGAAAATTGTAAAAAGTGAATATGTAGGAGTAGACGTAAATTGGAATGATGCAAATACATTTAGGTTTTTATCTGAAAAATATAAGATAATTGATATTTCCACTGAAATTAGTAAAATGAGATCTATTAAGGATGATGAAGAGTTAGATAGAATTAGAAGAGCTGGAGAGATCACTGCAACTGCTATTAAAATGGCAATGGAAAAATTAGATAATAACGTTAATGAAAAACAAATCGCCGGAATAATTGATATGACTATGAAGACTGTAGGAGCCGAAGATTACGCTTTTCCCTCTATAGTAGCATTTGGAGAAAACACAGCGTACCCCCATCATATTCCTACGGATAGATATTTAAAGGAAGGTGATGTAGTATTATTTGACGTAGGAGCTAAATATAAAGGATATTGTTTTGATAGCACTAGAACTTACGTCTTTAATAATGAGGCTAAAAAAATCTATGAAATAGTTTTACAAGCACAGCTTGAAGCAATAGATTATGTGAGAGATGGCGTGTATGCCTCAGAAGTTGATGGAGTCGCTAGAAAGGTTATTGAAAAAGCTGGATATGGGAAGTATTTTATTCACTCTACAGGTCACGGAGTTGGTATAGAAATTCATGAAAGTCCTACAATATCTATGAATTCAAAAGATATATTAAGAGAAAATATGGTAATTACTATTGAACCTGGAATATATTTAAAAGGTAGATTTGGAGTGCGAATAGAAGACACGCTTATAGTGACTAAAAACAAACCTATAGTTTTGGAAACCACTTATAAACTAATGTAG
- a CDS encoding translation initiation factor IF-6 has translation MNIQRLSIFGTDNIGVYMFTNDKYTLVPKGLDPETKENIAQTLGTEIIETEIAKSFILGIFINGNNNGILLPKSTTDEELKFLKENLRDCRIEVLDSKITALGNTILANDRAAIIYPEFTDLEEKIIKEILDVEEIKRYKIAQVLTVGSVGVVTNKGGLVHVETTEEELKELEKLFKVKIDIGTVNFGSVFIRSGLVANDKGALVGASTTGPEILRIQKALGD, from the coding sequence ATGAATATTCAAAGATTATCAATTTTTGGCACGGATAATATAGGCGTTTATATGTTTACTAATGATAAATATACTTTAGTGCCTAAAGGCTTAGACCCTGAGACTAAAGAGAATATAGCGCAAACGTTAGGTACTGAAATAATAGAAACGGAAATTGCAAAAAGTTTTATATTAGGAATTTTTATAAATGGTAACAATAATGGTATTCTATTACCTAAATCTACAACAGATGAGGAGTTAAAGTTCTTAAAGGAAAATTTAAGGGATTGTAGAATAGAAGTATTAGATTCTAAAATAACTGCATTAGGAAATACTATTCTGGCAAATGACAGGGCAGCTATAATATATCCAGAATTCACAGATTTAGAAGAAAAAATAATAAAGGAAATTTTAGATGTAGAAGAAATAAAGAGATATAAAATAGCTCAAGTATTAACAGTGGGCTCTGTTGGAGTGGTGACTAATAAGGGAGGGTTAGTTCACGTTGAAACTACAGAAGAAGAATTAAAAGAGCTTGAAAAATTATTTAAAGTGAAAATTGATATAGGCACAGTAAATTTTGGAAGTGTATTCATAAGGAGTGGACTTGTAGCTAACGATAAGGGGGCTTTAGTAGGCGCGTCAACAACGGGTCCAGAGATTTTAAGAATTCAGAAAGCATTAGGTGATTAG
- a CDS encoding sulfurtransferase TusA family protein translates to MKIIESNDICPIILTTVLKEWTSLKKGEEEELVIITNWEAVGQELEKWCRETGNVFIGVTRKDKKFEVRLKLIKK, encoded by the coding sequence TTGAAAATAATTGAATCAAATGATATATGCCCTATAATTTTAACGACTGTTTTAAAAGAGTGGACTTCTTTAAAGAAAGGTGAAGAAGAAGAGCTAGTTATAATTACTAATTGGGAGGCTGTAGGCCAAGAATTAGAGAAATGGTGTAGGGAAACTGGTAATGTATTTATTGGTGTAACAAGAAAAGATAAGAAGTTTGAGGTGAGGCTTAAGTTAATTAAGAAATAA
- the pfdA gene encoding prefoldin subunit alpha: protein MSQGQGAISLEELIAQADYLKKYIDSLQKTQLELLDSINSIDSAKQAIEAMKSGNTDIMVFIDKKGYLMAKVSGIQINKVTVHLGLSYYAEVDPDTAVKILDKRRDELNKAAQSIGNELQKAASAYNQIVDILNQIQQAAARQKQGG from the coding sequence ATGAGCCAGGGTCAGGGTGCCATATCCTTAGAGGAATTAATAGCCCAAGCAGACTATTTAAAGAAATATATAGATTCTCTGCAGAAAACACAATTGGAGCTTTTAGATTCAATAAATTCAATAGACTCAGCTAAACAAGCAATAGAGGCAATGAAAAGTGGAAATACCGATATAATGGTATTTATAGATAAGAAGGGTTATTTAATGGCTAAGGTAAGTGGAATACAAATCAATAAGGTGACCGTACATTTAGGTTTATCTTATTATGCAGAAGTCGATCCAGACACTGCAGTGAAGATTCTAGATAAGAGAAGAGACGAACTTAATAAAGCAGCTCAAAGTATAGGTAATGAATTGCAAAAGGCTGCTAGTGCTTATAATCAAATAGTTGACATATTAAATCAGATCCAACAAGCCGCAGCCAGGCAAAAGCAAGGTGGATAA
- the rpl18a gene encoding 50S ribosomal protein L18Ae, whose translation MSEIKFYLVRGTALFGESHYPERRKFVKIVRALNEKQAMEYIYSFFGSKNKIKRHNIKIEEIREISEEEIADRRIKELAKLEKIIV comes from the coding sequence ATGAGTGAGATAAAGTTTTACCTCGTTAGGGGAACTGCATTATTTGGAGAATCGCATTACCCAGAAAGAAGAAAATTTGTAAAAATAGTTAGAGCGCTTAATGAAAAACAAGCAATGGAATATATTTACTCATTCTTTGGAAGTAAAAACAAAATTAAAAGACATAACATAAAAATAGAAGAAATTAGAGAGATAAGTGAAGAAGAGATAGCGGATAGAAGAATAAAAGAGTTGGCTAAGTTAGAAAAAATAATTGTGTGA
- the moaA gene encoding GTP 3',8-cyclase MoaA → MNDRFGRPLEDLRITLTHACNFQCFFCHMEGEDGMENGLKKEDIILVAKVAKKIGIKSVKLTGGEPTLRRDLTEIIRGLKLLGYEDISMTTNGFLLKNLAFKLKEAGLDRINISLHAISRETFKKITGVDAFDKVIEGIKTAINAGLRPIKLNFVVNKRNISETFKFLDLAEKLGVDEVHLIELHPVGLGKKAFTEHDDLNAIEEQISRVAVKKEIRKKHFRPRYVLPSGLIVEVIKPYANPIFCAGCNRIRLSVDGKLKTCLYREDNVIDISDVFKSDFNEEVKEKLIEKAFMVAIAIREPNFKYKL, encoded by the coding sequence ATGAATGACAGATTTGGAAGACCTTTAGAAGATTTAAGGATAACTTTAACGCACGCTTGTAATTTTCAATGCTTCTTCTGCCATATGGAAGGAGAAGATGGAATGGAAAATGGGCTAAAAAAAGAAGATATCATATTAGTAGCAAAAGTAGCTAAAAAAATTGGAATAAAATCAGTTAAATTAACTGGTGGTGAGCCAACCTTAAGGAGAGATTTAACTGAAATAATTAGAGGTCTTAAACTATTAGGGTATGAAGACATATCTATGACCACTAATGGTTTTCTTCTTAAAAATTTAGCGTTTAAACTCAAAGAAGCTGGCTTGGATAGAATAAATATTAGTTTACATGCCATATCAAGGGAAACATTTAAGAAAATTACTGGTGTAGATGCTTTTGATAAAGTAATAGAGGGTATAAAGACTGCTATTAACGCAGGTTTAAGACCAATTAAATTAAATTTCGTGGTGAATAAGCGTAACATTAGTGAGACGTTTAAATTTCTAGACCTAGCTGAGAAATTAGGGGTAGATGAAGTCCATTTAATCGAACTCCACCCAGTAGGATTAGGTAAAAAAGCGTTTACTGAACATGATGATTTAAATGCAATTGAAGAACAAATTTCAAGAGTAGCAGTCAAAAAAGAGATAAGGAAAAAGCATTTTAGACCTCGTTACGTCCTGCCTTCAGGATTAATAGTAGAAGTAATAAAGCCTTATGCAAATCCAATATTCTGTGCTGGCTGTAATAGAATTCGCTTGTCAGTAGACGGAAAGCTAAAGACTTGCTTATATAGGGAAGATAACGTTATAGACATTTCAGATGTATTTAAAAGTGACTTTAATGAGGAAGTGAAAGAGAAATTAATTGAAAAAGCGTTTATGGTAGCAATAGCTATTAGAGAGCCTAATTTTAAATATAAACTATGA
- a CDS encoding 30S ribosomal protein S19e yields MITVEMVPPDLFIKRLAMYIKENIKTVTPPEWAIFAKTASFKERVPDNPDEWWYIRAASLLRKLYINGNIGIEKTRVIYGGRKRRGTRPEKFVKAPGHANRLILQQLEKAGLVQKIKNKGRTLSPKGRSLLDRLALEIFKELADNNPSLKIYLE; encoded by the coding sequence ATGATAACAGTAGAAATGGTACCTCCAGATTTATTCATAAAAAGATTAGCTATGTATATCAAGGAAAATATAAAGACAGTTACACCTCCAGAGTGGGCAATCTTCGCTAAAACTGCAAGCTTTAAAGAGAGAGTTCCAGATAATCCCGATGAGTGGTGGTACATAAGAGCTGCGTCCTTACTGAGGAAATTATATATAAATGGTAATATAGGAATAGAGAAAACCAGAGTAATATATGGTGGGAGGAAAAGAAGGGGTACTAGACCAGAGAAGTTTGTAAAAGCCCCTGGCCATGCTAATAGATTAATATTACAACAATTAGAGAAAGCTGGTTTAGTTCAAAAAATCAAAAACAAAGGGCGTACTTTAAGTCCAAAAGGAAGATCATTATTAGATAGATTAGCATTAGAAATATTTAAAGAGTTGGCTGACAATAATCCTTCTTTGAAAATATATTTAGAATAA